Proteins from a single region of Paenibacillus sp. BIHB 4019:
- a CDS encoding InlB B-repeat-containing protein has protein sequence MKQVIKQAWKLKSPLLAWMIAISMVMSLLPVPQVAASEPSGFQNMNRTIEFQDVSSTDWFYDEVVYVQQNGLFNGTGEDTFSPNGTMTRAMYVTALGRMAGVDIREYPVSSFADVQTGVWYAPYVEWAVKTGITVGTGNQSFSADATITREQMATMTLRYFEHYQIPYQTSNFITTAPADLASASPWAANAIVKLWQAGLFVGDKNSNFKPHAQATRAEAAATFMRSDAIVKEWQGQNQPTTTPAPTSTPTPEPSSNSGAGGGNSGNNNGGNGTKYTLTFESNGGSAVTTLTVPQGEALSKLPVPTKDGFIFQGWFRDSDLSLIFAEGSSVTADTKLYAKYIDQVSNAVQSIPSYSVMDVAPGFTITVNDASGNLTAEEVKAGMTFVDTADPDFTGISVIGMTGTFNVVSAAVDGRFEEGHTYQLTLTNDSLSFQGQDATTRIYVFSVAKEEVMNIPLNPGMIYLPFAEVRDMMLDGADVSSPVIPVVTTTVGGSETGLAAANASSGTFTYTGSAAIQVGDVVAIYEGVQPNLRTVDTTGADDGDVAYVQITAINSNTYTYDHADSKQVLFKPDVLPVSVEADLDEERDNNSITIAHSAMNYSDSEYAPLGLSELTTVDVGDFIAFYEGELIEESSKVIAYGRITSITSAMENDIITYTDATEEDIKHVFDIYQQQAIDGDLLLSKEDIAKLEDQIEQQAIASGFVDQAADYLSTLAMETNAFKSQKEVSMLSASNDVGEVSVENLTVKASLGTTVKNIAGQNSGVSATLQVGADIVIRIHEESDLVIHMTGTFLEEISLNLGVNGETDWGEACLWRICIPYPEDYRVTVNLDAYTYTGINMTAKIATVEHDKLEDALDDWDKANTGGVLGDVRDITTEIQALMEGVQDTGVDASTLQEQYKEMMENETDWVPLIKEELFEVSKNVAYGIIEVNFKAEFVVTGNVNLTLGLDFNYTTAKRYSATLFVLGLRGTSSTVPLKGDGNYQFTFYVMGTLGLKAGINLELKAGVGSVDLNSIGLTVEPGAYVNLWGFFYSQLKQLNGVKSARSLGAMYVEIGIYLESAIGVQLGDGMLSASVPVYENKWPLYTGGAEKNVFDFAYPQDDKLGITLAGKASSLNLPTKLVTMSLFDLKTGDISEEMYLEHGKFSIDPAKFDVQLDNPNFSYNKERRVIRVVDTSVPVSTGNLVITWKDSPLTFNAAPLKRTIPLTWFARVGDYTLQLDPQNGEMTEVIAAAYNAPLRVTTPIKPGYTFDGWYTEASGGQKMTIPSQMPAEDRNLYAHWIVNTNTPYTVEHYLIDPNTGTASSPAYTETLTGTTDTEIRMTADRFNDQGYRNSTVSGVYIKGDGSTVARLYYTPANRTMSFNLGYTGPQIFKVTEQFGKNIAARIPLIPTRLGYTFAGWTPEVPRTMPTSDTTYTAKWIAREDISYQVVHLHQNISSNTYTVADTESYRGTTGTEVDLMTIQPKSYENFTVDYSNPGTVLKSKIAGDGTTTLKVFYKRSNYKMTINYNGAGMETSEVDVPYGATTSLRLGNPIREGYTFAGWLPAPPQAMPNHNVEVTAQWKPNSYTVSFNVNGALQEVADQTLGYGDKVIEPAAPTREDYVFGGWYRDSTLKNAYNFATAVVTDNMTLYAKWNEFSYKVSFDSSGGTAVPDQTVKKGAVASIPTDPTRAGYEFAGWYRDTELTNAYDFTTAVVTGDITLYAKWNEISYTVSFDSSGGTSVPDQTVRKGALAVAPENPTQEGYVFDGWYRDHALTSAYNFMTAIVTDDITLYAKWIMKQQDSLTVTFDSNGGTPVAGQTVQKGSIVGIPTSPTRAGYSFEAWYSDSALTNAYNFSTRVDTGELTLYAKWYRHSYSVTFNRNGGTTVPGQTVLGGDMAIEPVGFTREGHTFAGWYSDSALTNAYNFTDPVVRNISLYAKWTRNSYTVSFDNNGGGQINSVKVNHGSTIDIPGNPGREGYVFAGWYIDPALTEAYNFKTTYVNNDFTLYAKWTVNYTVSFETNGGSAVANQSIVHGETATVPNSNKDSYALEGWYIDADLTEVYDFKTPVTNHITLYAKWITGSYWITFDSNGGSSVGGERVPTGGKISKPSGVYYAPRLEGYVLAGWYSDSSLTNPYDFDTPVTADMTLYAKWVPSPWEAIGSPTGEYSPRYAIDSKGNIFVTYQQGSFVIVKKLENGGWIEIGSSGDSNVTMGSPDIAIDSNDTIYIAYSLKDGNYVDYYTVVRKFDGFNWDTIGSPTNGLVNKKNPKISLDGANNPYVVYTSAGDESRLQGVVKYDGANWVSVSGGVDLSKGAYYQPDITFDKNNTPYLFFQNSEKAVLKYEDGAWKDIIIDKSSGGVGAGSSSVAFGLNNELYFAYSGNNVIGLAQYTGPDGEPVAISHSLQTSSRGLGIPMVVDSNGTLYIAYNDLANGNRLTVMKYDGSWHPVGEAAISGDMPDYLQLIIDSQDNIYVMYQEISNQGEVKTFVKKYEPSLDLVSP, from the coding sequence ATGAAACAAGTAATTAAACAGGCATGGAAATTAAAATCGCCTCTACTTGCATGGATGATTGCCATCAGCATGGTAATGAGCTTGTTGCCAGTGCCTCAGGTGGCAGCATCAGAACCCAGTGGTTTTCAAAATATGAATCGAACGATTGAATTTCAAGATGTTAGTTCAACGGATTGGTTCTACGATGAGGTAGTTTATGTCCAGCAGAATGGATTATTTAACGGAACGGGTGAGGATACTTTCTCGCCTAATGGAACGATGACTCGCGCCATGTATGTGACAGCACTAGGAAGAATGGCAGGTGTGGATATAAGGGAGTATCCTGTCTCGTCTTTTGCCGATGTGCAGACGGGTGTTTGGTATGCACCGTATGTGGAGTGGGCAGTTAAGACAGGGATTACTGTTGGTACGGGCAACCAGAGCTTTTCTGCAGATGCCACAATAACTAGGGAACAGATGGCGACGATGACTTTACGTTATTTTGAACACTATCAAATTCCCTATCAAACTAGTAATTTCATAACCACAGCACCAGCAGATCTTGCGAGTGCATCACCTTGGGCAGCCAATGCTATTGTAAAACTATGGCAAGCAGGCTTGTTCGTTGGTGATAAAAATAGTAACTTCAAACCGCATGCCCAAGCAACTCGTGCGGAAGCAGCTGCTACCTTCATGCGTAGTGACGCGATTGTGAAGGAGTGGCAAGGCCAAAATCAACCGACGACAACACCAGCACCAACATCTACACCAACACCTGAACCTAGCAGTAACAGTGGTGCTGGTGGAGGCAACAGCGGCAATAACAACGGTGGCAACGGCACTAAATATACGCTGACGTTCGAGAGCAACGGCGGATCAGCTGTAACAACCCTGACGGTACCGCAAGGGGAAGCGTTAAGTAAGTTACCTGTCCCGACAAAAGACGGATTCATTTTCCAAGGATGGTTTAGGGATAGTGATTTGTCACTTATCTTCGCGGAAGGCAGCAGCGTTACTGCTGATACGAAGTTGTATGCGAAGTATATTGATCAAGTGAGTAATGCTGTACAGAGTATTCCTAGTTATTCGGTAATGGATGTTGCGCCTGGTTTTACCATTACTGTAAACGATGCATCCGGTAACTTGACGGCAGAGGAAGTAAAGGCAGGAATGACATTTGTCGATACAGCGGACCCTGATTTTACGGGAATTAGCGTCATTGGTATGACGGGTACTTTCAATGTAGTGTCTGCTGCTGTAGACGGTAGATTTGAAGAAGGCCACACTTATCAACTTACCTTGACGAACGACAGCCTGTCCTTTCAAGGTCAAGACGCAACGACGAGAATCTATGTTTTTAGCGTTGCCAAGGAAGAAGTTATGAACATTCCGCTCAATCCGGGCATGATCTATTTGCCCTTCGCGGAAGTCAGAGATATGATGCTGGACGGCGCGGATGTAAGTTCACCCGTGATTCCGGTGGTCACAACGACGGTGGGCGGCAGCGAGACTGGTCTCGCTGCGGCGAATGCAAGCAGCGGAACGTTCACGTATACCGGAAGCGCCGCGATTCAAGTTGGCGATGTCGTCGCCATCTATGAAGGGGTTCAACCTAATCTGCGCACGGTAGACACAACCGGCGCCGACGACGGTGATGTTGCCTATGTACAGATCACAGCGATTAACAGTAATACCTACACCTATGACCACGCAGATTCCAAGCAAGTGTTGTTCAAGCCGGATGTTCTGCCTGTGAGCGTAGAGGCGGATCTCGATGAAGAACGGGATAACAACTCTATCACGATAGCGCACAGCGCGATGAACTACAGCGACAGCGAGTATGCGCCACTAGGTTTGAGTGAACTCACCACCGTTGATGTGGGCGATTTTATCGCTTTCTATGAGGGTGAATTAATTGAAGAAAGCTCCAAGGTAATCGCTTATGGGCGCATTACGTCGATTACGTCCGCGATGGAGAACGATATCATTACGTATACCGATGCCACAGAGGAAGATATCAAGCATGTCTTCGACATCTATCAGCAGCAAGCGATTGACGGCGACCTGCTGCTGTCGAAGGAGGATATCGCGAAGCTCGAGGATCAAATTGAGCAGCAAGCGATAGCCAGTGGATTCGTCGATCAAGCCGCGGACTATCTATCTACTCTGGCTATGGAGACGAATGCATTCAAGTCACAGAAGGAAGTGAGTATGCTATCGGCTTCAAATGACGTAGGCGAAGTTAGTGTGGAGAATCTGACCGTCAAAGCTTCACTTGGCACGACAGTGAAAAATATTGCCGGACAAAACTCCGGAGTAAGCGCTACGCTTCAAGTAGGAGCCGATATTGTCATTCGTATCCATGAAGAAAGCGACCTCGTCATCCATATGACCGGTACATTCCTTGAGGAGATTAGCTTGAATCTCGGCGTCAATGGGGAGACGGACTGGGGAGAGGCATGCTTGTGGCGTATCTGCATTCCTTACCCTGAGGATTACCGTGTCACCGTTAATCTGGATGCCTATACGTATACCGGGATCAACATGACGGCGAAGATCGCTACCGTCGAACACGATAAACTGGAAGATGCGCTGGATGACTGGGATAAAGCGAATACTGGTGGCGTGCTAGGCGACGTGCGAGACATCACGACAGAGATTCAAGCGTTAATGGAGGGTGTGCAAGATACCGGAGTAGACGCGTCGACGTTGCAGGAACAGTATAAAGAGATGATGGAGAACGAGACGGACTGGGTTCCATTAATTAAGGAGGAACTGTTCGAGGTGAGCAAGAACGTAGCTTATGGTATCATTGAAGTCAACTTTAAAGCAGAGTTCGTTGTCACCGGCAATGTTAACCTGACGTTAGGGCTTGATTTCAACTATACGACTGCCAAGCGCTACTCGGCTACCCTGTTCGTGCTTGGTCTCAGAGGCACGAGCAGTACCGTACCCTTGAAGGGTGACGGCAATTACCAGTTTACCTTCTATGTCATGGGGACGCTCGGATTGAAAGCGGGTATTAATCTGGAGCTTAAAGCGGGGGTTGGAAGTGTCGATCTGAATAGCATTGGGCTAACCGTAGAACCCGGGGCTTATGTGAATTTGTGGGGATTCTTCTATTCTCAGTTGAAGCAGCTGAACGGGGTGAAGTCCGCCCGATCTTTAGGCGCTATGTATGTAGAAATTGGCATCTATCTGGAGAGCGCAATTGGCGTCCAATTGGGTGATGGAATGCTCTCGGCTAGCGTGCCGGTGTACGAGAATAAATGGCCGCTGTACACGGGAGGGGCAGAGAAAAATGTTTTCGACTTCGCCTATCCGCAGGATGATAAGCTCGGAATTACATTAGCAGGAAAGGCGTCATCTCTCAATTTACCAACGAAGCTAGTAACGATGAGCTTATTCGATTTGAAAACAGGGGATATAAGTGAAGAGATGTATCTCGAACACGGTAAGTTTTCGATTGATCCTGCGAAATTCGATGTCCAGTTAGATAATCCGAACTTCTCCTATAACAAAGAACGCCGGGTGATAAGGGTAGTCGATACGAGTGTTCCAGTAAGCACGGGCAACTTAGTCATTACATGGAAGGACTCACCACTTACGTTCAATGCTGCACCGCTCAAGCGCACGATTCCGTTGACTTGGTTTGCCAGAGTAGGGGATTATACCCTGCAATTGGATCCACAGAATGGAGAAATGACCGAAGTTATCGCTGCCGCTTATAATGCGCCGCTTCGTGTAACAACTCCGATCAAACCGGGATACACCTTTGATGGATGGTACACGGAGGCTTCTGGTGGTCAGAAGATGACGATTCCAAGCCAAATGCCTGCAGAGGATCGCAATTTGTATGCGCACTGGATTGTGAATACGAATACACCTTATACCGTTGAGCATTATTTGATTGATCCGAATACAGGAACAGCGTCTTCGCCTGCTTATACGGAAACATTGACCGGGACTACTGATACAGAGATCAGGATGACAGCCGATAGGTTTAATGATCAAGGCTACAGGAATAGCACGGTAAGTGGGGTGTATATCAAGGGAGATGGTTCGACGGTCGCTAGATTATATTACACTCCAGCGAATCGTACGATGAGCTTCAACTTGGGCTACACAGGCCCCCAGATCTTCAAGGTAACGGAGCAATTCGGCAAGAACATTGCCGCACGTATACCATTAATACCGACGAGGCTCGGATATACGTTTGCCGGTTGGACACCAGAGGTTCCTAGAACTATGCCGACTTCAGATACAACCTATACCGCAAAGTGGATAGCAAGGGAGGATATATCTTACCAAGTCGTTCATCTACATCAAAATATTTCAAGTAATACTTATACGGTGGCAGATACAGAATCTTATCGCGGTACAACGGGCACCGAAGTGGATCTAATGACAATTCAGCCTAAGTCCTATGAAAACTTTACAGTTGATTACAGCAATCCGGGAACTGTGCTTAAAAGCAAAATAGCAGGCGACGGTACAACAACTCTGAAGGTATTTTACAAGCGCAGCAATTATAAGATGACGATTAATTACAATGGCGCAGGCATGGAGACTAGTGAAGTTGACGTACCATATGGAGCGACTACGTCGCTACGTTTAGGTAATCCGATTCGGGAGGGATATACATTCGCAGGATGGTTGCCTGCACCACCGCAAGCGATGCCTAATCATAATGTTGAAGTTACCGCACAATGGAAGCCTAACAGCTATACGGTAAGCTTCAATGTTAATGGCGCTTTACAGGAGGTTGCGGATCAGACATTGGGCTATGGTGATAAGGTGATTGAGCCTGCTGCACCTACGCGGGAAGATTATGTGTTCGGTGGCTGGTACAGAGACAGCACCCTTAAGAATGCGTATAATTTCGCTACAGCAGTGGTAACCGATAATATGACGTTGTATGCGAAATGGAATGAATTTAGTTATAAGGTTAGTTTCGACAGCAGTGGCGGCACAGCAGTGCCTGACCAGACGGTAAAAAAAGGAGCTGTGGCTAGCATACCTACAGACCCTACGCGGGCAGGTTATGAGTTCGCTGGCTGGTATAGAGATACCGAGCTAACGAACGCCTATGATTTCACGACAGCGGTGGTAACAGGTGATATTACGTTGTACGCGAAATGGAATGAAATTAGTTATACGGTTAGTTTTGACAGCAGTGGCGGCACATCTGTGCCTGACCAGACGGTAAGAAAAGGAGCTTTAGCTGTAGCACCTGAAAATCCAACGCAGGAAGGTTATGTGTTTGACGGTTGGTACCGTGATCATGCTCTAACGAGCGCGTACAACTTTATGACAGCGATCGTAACAGATGATATTACGTTGTATGCGAAATGGATTATGAAACAGCAAGATAGTTTAACGGTGACCTTCGACAGTAATGGCGGCACACCAGTGGCTGGACAAACGGTGCAAAAAGGATCAATTGTTGGAATACCTACAAGCCCAACGCGGGCAGGTTATTCGTTCGAGGCTTGGTACAGTGATAGCGCCCTAACGAACGCCTACAACTTCTCGACACGGGTGGACACGGGTGAACTTACGTTGTATGCGAAATGGTATAGACATAGTTATTCAGTAACTTTCAACCGGAATGGCGGTACAACAGTGCCTGGCCAGACTGTACTAGGGGGAGACATGGCTATAGAACCTGTTGGGTTTACACGGGAGGGTCATACGTTTGCTGGTTGGTACAGTGATAGCGCCCTAACGAACGCCTATAATTTCACGGATCCTGTGGTGAGAAATATAAGCTTGTACGCCAAATGGACGAGAAATTCCTATACGGTGAGCTTTGATAACAATGGCGGAGGGCAGATTAATAGTGTTAAAGTGAATCACGGCTCCACCATAGATATACCTGGCAATCCTGGGCGGGAAGGTTATGTGTTCGCCGGTTGGTATATTGATCCTGCGTTGACGGAGGCTTATAATTTCAAAACAACATATGTGAATAACGATTTTACGTTGTATGCGAAGTGGACGGTCAACTATACGGTGAGCTTCGAAACGAACGGCGGTTCGGCAGTGGCTAATCAGTCTATTGTACATGGTGAAACGGCTACGGTCCCGAATTCAAATAAAGATTCTTATGCGCTCGAGGGCTGGTACATCGACGCCGATCTGACTGAAGTATATGACTTCAAGACACCGGTGACGAATCATATCACATTGTATGCAAAGTGGATAACGGGTTCTTACTGGATCACTTTCGATAGTAACGGAGGATCGAGTGTAGGAGGGGAGAGAGTGCCAACGGGCGGCAAGATTTCGAAGCCTTCAGGTGTATATTATGCACCGAGATTGGAGGGTTATGTGCTCGCCGGTTGGTATAGCGATAGCAGCTTGACAAATCCTTACGACTTCGATACACCAGTGACAGCAGACATGACGCTATACGCCAAGTGGGTGCCTTCACCATGGGAAGCTATAGGCAGCCCAACAGGAGAATACTCTCCACGCTATGCAATAGATAGCAAAGGCAATATTTTTGTAACCTATCAGCAGGGAAGCTTTGTCATCGTGAAGAAGCTTGAGAATGGCGGATGGATAGAGATTGGCAGTAGTGGAGACAGTAATGTAACCATGGGTAGTCCAGATATTGCTATAGACAGCAATGACACTATTTACATTGCTTATTCACTTAAGGATGGGAATTACGTTGATTATTATACCGTTGTGAGAAAATTCGATGGATTCAATTGGGATACTATAGGCTCGCCTACTAATGGGCTTGTCAATAAGAAGAATCCAAAGATATCGCTCGACGGTGCTAACAATCCATATGTCGTATATACTTCTGCTGGCGATGAAAGTCGACTTCAAGGGGTGGTGAAATATGACGGCGCAAATTGGGTGAGCGTTAGTGGTGGTGTGGATCTATCGAAAGGTGCTTACTATCAGCCAGATATTACATTCGATAAAAACAATACCCCGTATTTGTTTTTCCAAAATTCTGAAAAAGCTGTGTTGAAGTATGAGGACGGTGCTTGGAAGGATATCATCATTGATAAGTCATCTGGGGGCGTAGGGGCGGGAAGCTCATCAGTAGCATTTGGCTTGAACAATGAGCTTTATTTCGCCTATAGCGGCAACAATGTAATTGGATTGGCACAATATACAGGACCTGACGGGGAACCTGTGGCCATAAGCCATTCTTTACAGACATCGAGTAGAGGATTGGGCATACCTATGGTAGTTGATAGCAACGGTACTCTGTATATTGCCTATAATGATTTAGCCAACGGCAACAGGCTGACCGTAATGAAATACGACGGCAGTTGGCATCCTGTGGGCGAAGCTGCTATCTCTGGGGATATGCCGGACTATTTACAGCTTATTATAGATAGCCAAGACAATATCTATGTGATGTATCAGGAAATCTCTAATCAAGGAGAAGTTAAAACGTTCGTGAAGAAGTATGAGCCGAGCTTGGATCTGGTCTCTCCGTAA
- a CDS encoding DeoR/GlpR family DNA-binding transcription regulator, producing MSLAGEERKLSIMNLLNEHGKVIAGDLARMFEVTTETIRRDLDELEKENKLKKVYGGAIKLKVEIEPTLFERAFTNQEAKEKIGYLAFTLIDDHDIIFIDEGTTPLQIIPFLSQKKEVTVLTSSISAMMALIELKKREQFDGRIIMLGGEVNVKHSRVTGAIAEANMSDIFVNKAFVTVDALSIEHGFTSYDYEKATLTRKWIQQSETSIILADSSKWNKRSMVKICDFENVDIVISELEPPAEWKTQLEEKNTRWMMPTE from the coding sequence ATGTCTCTAGCAGGCGAAGAAAGAAAGCTAAGCATTATGAACTTGCTGAATGAGCATGGGAAGGTCATTGCGGGCGACCTGGCGCGCATGTTTGAGGTTACAACAGAAACGATTCGCAGAGATCTCGATGAGCTGGAGAAGGAAAATAAGCTTAAGAAGGTGTATGGTGGCGCAATCAAGCTCAAGGTAGAGATAGAGCCGACATTGTTTGAAAGAGCCTTCACTAATCAAGAGGCGAAGGAGAAAATTGGCTATCTTGCTTTTACTCTAATCGACGACCATGACATTATTTTTATTGATGAAGGCACAACACCGCTGCAGATTATCCCTTTTTTATCGCAAAAGAAGGAGGTTACTGTATTAACGAGCTCAATATCCGCCATGATGGCCTTGATTGAGCTTAAGAAACGAGAGCAATTTGATGGTCGCATTATTATGCTTGGCGGCGAGGTGAATGTAAAGCATTCCCGTGTCACGGGCGCTATTGCGGAAGCGAATATGTCGGATATTTTTGTGAATAAAGCATTTGTAACCGTAGATGCCTTATCGATCGAGCACGGATTTACGAGCTATGACTATGAGAAGGCAACGTTGACCCGCAAATGGATTCAGCAGTCGGAAACGTCGATCATTTTGGCAGATTCATCGAAATGGAACAAGCGGTCCATGGTGAAAATATGCGATTTTGAAAATGTCGATATCGTGATTTCGGAACTGGAGCCTCCGGCGGAATGGAAGACACAGTTGGAAGAGAAGAATACGAGATGGATGATGCCAACGGAATAG
- a CDS encoding tRNA-dihydrouridine synthase, with amino-acid sequence MSNEQNFWLDLPKPFFILAPMEDVTDVVFRHVVSEAAKPDVFFTEFTNTESYCHPLGKDSVRGRLTFTEDEQPIVAHIWGNKPEFFEQMSMDMKKLGFRGIDLNMGCPVQNVASNGKGAGLIQHPEVAAEIIQAAKAGGLPVSVKTRLGYHNIDEWRDWLGHILKQDIANLSIHLRTKKEMSKVPAHWELIPEIKKLRDEIAPNTLLTINGDIPDRAAGLKLVEQYGVDGVMIGRGIFTNPFAFEKEPKEHSPKEFLQLLLLQLDLHDKYSQEILPRSFKPLLRFFKIYVRGFRGAGELRNQLMETKSTDEVRLLVKAVLEQELD; translated from the coding sequence ATGAGTAACGAACAAAACTTTTGGCTTGACTTACCAAAGCCATTTTTTATATTAGCGCCAATGGAAGATGTCACAGATGTTGTATTTCGTCACGTCGTTAGTGAAGCTGCAAAGCCTGACGTATTTTTCACGGAATTCACAAATACAGAAAGCTATTGTCACCCTTTAGGAAAAGACAGTGTACGTGGCCGGTTAACGTTCACAGAAGATGAGCAGCCGATTGTCGCTCATATTTGGGGCAATAAACCAGAATTTTTTGAACAGATGAGCATGGATATGAAAAAGCTTGGGTTTCGTGGTATTGATTTAAACATGGGATGCCCCGTGCAAAACGTCGCTTCTAATGGAAAAGGCGCTGGATTAATCCAGCATCCTGAAGTTGCAGCAGAAATTATTCAAGCCGCAAAAGCAGGCGGATTGCCGGTTAGCGTTAAAACAAGATTAGGCTACCATAACATTGACGAGTGGCGCGATTGGTTAGGACATATATTGAAGCAAGATATTGCGAATCTCTCCATTCACTTGCGTACTAAAAAAGAGATGAGCAAGGTTCCTGCACACTGGGAACTAATCCCTGAAATAAAAAAATTACGCGATGAAATTGCTCCAAATACGCTGTTAACGATTAATGGCGATATTCCGGACCGTGCAGCAGGATTAAAATTAGTGGAGCAATACGGCGTTGATGGCGTCATGATTGGCCGCGGCATTTTCACCAATCCATTTGCGTTTGAAAAAGAACCTAAAGAACATAGCCCGAAGGAGTTTCTCCAATTGCTTCTTTTGCAGTTGGATCTTCACGATAAGTATTCGCAGGAAATTCTGCCGCGCTCCTTTAAACCGCTGCTTCGCTTTTTCAAAATCTACGTTCGCGGCTTTAGAGGCGCAGGCGAGCTGAGAAATCAATTAATGGAAACAAAATCGACAGATGAAGTACGTCTTTTAGTGAAAGCTGTTTTAGAGCAAGAATTAGATTGA
- a CDS encoding MATE family efflux transporter, which produces MGKRTIGKSEFTREMKGLVVPSVLQMLVANSFSLVNMLMVTSLGDGAVAITAAAGRISFILSMILTAVYGMTAYMTQYYGKQQYTLLRATFGFMLLTGIGISLLAFAAVSIWKESILFLFIKDAELMPLGIQYVTIMAFVFLISAIRDAYAQALGSIGKVKITLYVGLCAMAVNITLDYGLIYGRLGLPKLGVAGAAWGTLIASGASLLVLLVFIYSKSYYVNIRVRELFSLPLLLRKQVLKTITPLVFHEGMWSIGNMLYAVAFGAMGIAALTTFQLGNTLQGYFMMGIHGFAYAAKVMIGQKLGQDEPEQAMDYARRFTRISVIAGIIISVVIIMVSPFAALIFPHLSAEVHASLGNVLLLQALAMTAFFLNNVWIVGMFRAGGDNLFTMNMILITTWAIALPAVFVGVYLLHLPLEWVYALFLCEEISKALIGYKRYRSQKWMRNLAGPSPEAPAAAASL; this is translated from the coding sequence TTGGGGAAGCGTACGATCGGAAAGTCTGAATTTACCCGCGAGATGAAAGGATTAGTCGTTCCATCTGTGCTGCAAATGCTAGTTGCTAATTCGTTCTCATTAGTTAATATGCTGATGGTGACCAGCTTGGGAGATGGAGCAGTCGCGATTACGGCCGCAGCAGGCAGAATCAGCTTCATTTTATCAATGATTCTTACCGCCGTTTATGGAATGACTGCTTATATGACCCAGTACTATGGAAAACAGCAGTATACGCTTTTGCGAGCGACATTCGGCTTTATGCTGCTGACGGGTATCGGCATCAGTCTTCTGGCATTTGCTGCTGTGTCGATTTGGAAGGAGTCGATCCTCTTTCTATTTATTAAAGACGCTGAACTCATGCCGCTTGGCATTCAATACGTGACGATTATGGCGTTTGTTTTTCTAATCAGTGCAATTAGAGATGCTTATGCCCAGGCGCTTGGATCTATAGGGAAGGTTAAGATCACTTTGTATGTCGGTCTATGTGCGATGGCCGTCAATATTACGCTGGACTATGGGCTAATCTATGGCAGGCTCGGCTTGCCTAAGCTTGGTGTTGCCGGAGCTGCATGGGGAACGTTAATCGCTTCAGGTGCAAGTCTGCTGGTTTTGCTCGTTTTCATTTATAGTAAATCCTATTATGTAAACATTCGCGTCCGCGAGCTATTTAGCTTGCCTCTGCTGCTGCGCAAACAGGTATTGAAAACGATCACGCCGCTTGTGTTCCACGAAGGCATGTGGTCGATTGGCAATATGCTGTATGCCGTAGCTTTTGGAGCAATGGGCATCGCGGCATTGACTACATTTCAGCTGGGGAATACGCTGCAGGGCTATTTTATGATGGGAATTCACGGGTTTGCTTATGCAGCAAAGGTTATGATTGGACAAAAGCTGGGACAGGATGAGCCGGAGCAGGCGATGGATTATGCGCGCAGATTTACTCGCATTTCGGTCATTGCTGGTATAATCATAAGTGTTGTCATTATTATGGTTTCGCCGTTTGCAGCCTTGATTTTTCCTCACCTAAGCGCGGAGGTTCATGCATCATTAGGGAATGTGCTTCTGCTGCAAGCACTGGCAATGACTGCTTTTTTCTTGAATAATGTGTGGATTGTCGGTATGTTTAGAGCAGGCGGAGATAATTTGTTTACGATGAACATGATTTTAATTACAACATGGGCCATTGCCTTGCCGGCAGTATTTGTTGGCGTGTATCTGCTCCATCTGCCGCTTGAATGGGTCTATGCTTTATTTTTATGTGAAGAGATTAGCAAAGCTTTGATCGGGTATAAACGTTATCGTTCCCAGAAATGGATGCGGAATTTAGCTGGGCCTAGCCCGGAAGCGCCAGCAGCGGCGGCATCTTTGTAG